TGGCCAGGGAGCTCATTACCTGTTTCCGCAGGCTCGGACCGTCATCGATGTGGGCGGGCAAGATAGCAAAGTAATTCGGCTGGGGCCGACGGGTGAAGTGGTGGATTTCGTAATGAATGACAAGTGTGCTGCCGGAACCGGCCGTTTCTTGGAGGTAATGGCCCGGGCATTGGAAACCGATATAGTCGGCCTGCACCGCCTGGCCGATCGGGCCCGCCAAGCCGCCAGCATCAGCAGCACCTGCACCGTCTTTGCCGAGTCAGAAGTAGTCTCCTTAATTGCCCAGGGGCGAAGCCGGTCAGAAATAGCCTTAGGCCTTTTGCAGTCAGTAGCGGCCAGGATCGCCGGCCTCGCTGGCCGGGTGGGAGTAGAACCGCCGGTAGTAATGACTGGAGGGGTAGCCAAAAGCAACGGCATCGCCCGCATTTTGGGAGATATTTTGGGAACACCCATCCTGGTCCCGCCCGAGCCGCAAATTGTGGGAGCCCTAGGGGCGGCCCTTATAGCCCGGCGGATGGTGGCTCATGAGGAAACCAACATTTCCTAGCGCTGATGCCTTTGGCTGACCTCAAACGGGCACGAGCACGCCTTGCGGTGGCACCATTTCCCCCTGCTGACTCGATGTTGATGAGTTCGGGCCCGCTTCCGGACCGCTCGCCCAGAAACCGGGTACTGCCTGCTGAAGCGATGTTGATGAGTTAGGAACTCCCCAGGATGGCTGCGGCAGGTCAGGGCCCACCGGCACTCAGGAAGGGCTGGATCAGCAGGCGATCGGGGCGGGCAATTACGGTGATGGCCCCTTGGCGATCGGTACGGTAGACTGGTACCCGGCGCTGGGCCCAGTAATTTAGCACCGCCGGGGCCGGATGGCCAAAGGAATTATCCTCCCCTACCTGGATTATCACCGCCTGGGGGTTGACTGCTTCCAGAAACTTGGGATCTAACCCCCCGGCGCTGCCGTGATGGGGATAAAGTAGGATGTTGCTAGCCAGCGTTTGTGGCGCTTGGTTCCCCAGGCGACCTAGCAGCTCTTCCATTCCCTCCT
This window of the Clostridia bacterium genome carries:
- a CDS encoding 2-hydroxyglutaryl-CoA dehydratase codes for the protein MKLVAGIDIGSLSTEVVLMEANSNRFREAKEPGPEHLAAGNPRLGRLDSILAFSVVLTGANIQKAMEQALEAALGKAEVDFSQVEAVVATGYGRRMVSFAQRTVTEITCHGQGAHYLFPQARTVIDVGGQDSKVIRLGPTGEVVDFVMNDKCAAGTGRFLEVMARALETDIVGLHRLADRARQAASISSTCTVFAESEVVSLIAQGRSRSEIALGLLQSVAARIAGLAGRVGVEPPVVMTGGVAKSNGIARILGDILGTPILVPPEPQIVGALGAALIARRMVAHEETNIS